From the genome of Prevotella herbatica, one region includes:
- the trmD gene encoding tRNA (guanosine(37)-N1)-methyltransferase TrmD: MRIDIISVIPDMMEGFINESILARAQKKGLVEIHLHNLRDYTLDKWRRVDDYPYGGSAGMIIQCEPIDRCISALKAERDYDEVIYTSPDGEQFDQHVANDLSLKGNIIILCGHYKGIDQRVREHLITREISIGDYVLTGGELAAAVMTDAIVRLIPGSISDEQSALSDCFQDDMLAAPIYTRPSEYKGWKVPDVLLSGNEAKIRKWEFDRAMERTKKIRPDLLK, encoded by the coding sequence ATGAGAATAGACATTATTTCAGTAATACCAGATATGATGGAAGGATTCATTAATGAATCCATTTTGGCACGTGCACAGAAAAAAGGATTGGTAGAAATTCATCTACACAATCTAAGAGACTATACTCTTGACAAATGGAGACGTGTAGACGACTACCCTTATGGTGGCAGCGCTGGAATGATTATTCAATGTGAACCTATTGACAGATGTATTTCTGCATTGAAAGCTGAACGCGATTATGATGAAGTTATCTATACAAGTCCTGATGGAGAACAGTTTGACCAACATGTCGCAAACGATCTTTCACTAAAAGGTAACATCATTATTCTTTGTGGACATTACAAAGGTATAGATCAACGAGTACGCGAACATCTAATCACACGTGAAATTAGTATTGGCGATTATGTACTTACAGGTGGAGAACTTGCTGCAGCTGTAATGACAGATGCTATAGTTAGACTCATTCCTGGCTCAATAAGTGATGAACAAAGCGCACTTAGTGACTGTTTTCAAGATGATATGCTTGCTGCACCAATATACACTAGACCTTCAGAATATAAAGGATGGAAAGTTCCAGACGTACTTCTTAGTGGGAATGAAGCTAAGATTCGCAAGTGGGAATTTGACAGAGCGATGGAACGCACGAAAAAAATACGTCCTGATTTATTAAAATAA
- the fimD gene encoding fimbrial tip adhesin FimD produces MMRTIIKYTYILAMSFIIMTLYSCSEKDIANDSESTLKDGYISFVLYHTTAEKNGIETSTRATINGEDQLNENYIENATIFIYNDTTQAAVQTIQGQSVSINNDGSYLVRTRITDELKSALSNGGYAYIIANPTNNFNDGMTLNEVKNSIVSSDFTISSSGVQDKFTMSGGEDISWNNNAAYSTVPLYRCAAKVVVYSNIKESVDENSTNTTLTYTPNFESMTISLLNGLNKGKVDASYVSSDADYFNKQEILQKTDASKTYAGVEYAYSHVPFYSYPTSWGEVDPRETVVEICIPWTVKGENRYINTYYQLSINAQNRKIERNRQYTIYLNINDIGSTNKETPIKLSPSSFTILPWGTVDVGAGSKTDENVSGDFHKYQYLTVDPQSIILNNQTSTTIKYTSSSALDKTNTKVTQVDYYTYETSGTPRSNVLTNAADLAKYKVDITSDKEITFTHEFDGTYTYQNIHLQVTNNEGLTETVIMTQYPSLYISTEDGGNAFIDGYFARVTNATMSGAAKNSDGTYYSKNNYYSYSKDNYVVTPYGYLFTSLGNLAQTQITNVYVTAFNSENGYYTVGGETYYYKIGDPRVNAGWSSSSITRYLSTSSSTNSWTSTDCANLMIASTADSYRSVIAPAFKVSSAWGQCSQNGVKFSDAQKRAATYQENGYAAGRWRLPTEAEIMFVAYMQSQGNIPTLFIDGANYWASSGRYYNSGNFYEAGSNVQCYVRTVYDTWYWGGTKCPSGTYTIKTTK; encoded by the coding sequence ATGATGAGAACTATTATAAAATATACATATATACTTGCAATGTCATTCATAATTATGACATTATATAGTTGTTCAGAAAAGGATATCGCAAATGATAGTGAATCCACTCTGAAAGACGGGTATATATCTTTTGTATTATACCATACTACTGCAGAGAAAAATGGTATAGAAACATCTACCCGAGCAACAATAAACGGTGAAGACCAATTGAACGAAAACTATATTGAAAACGCAACGATATTCATTTATAATGATACAACACAAGCAGCTGTACAAACAATACAAGGGCAAAGCGTTTCGATAAACAATGATGGGTCTTATCTCGTAAGAACGAGAATTACAGATGAACTAAAATCAGCATTATCAAATGGTGGATATGCATATATTATTGCTAACCCTACCAATAATTTCAACGATGGAATGACCCTTAATGAAGTTAAGAATTCTATTGTATCTTCTGATTTCACAATTAGTAGTTCTGGAGTTCAAGATAAATTCACAATGTCTGGCGGTGAAGACATATCTTGGAATAACAACGCTGCATATTCTACAGTGCCTTTGTATAGATGTGCAGCTAAAGTTGTGGTGTATTCAAACATTAAGGAGTCTGTAGATGAAAATTCAACCAATACTACTTTAACTTATACACCTAACTTTGAAAGCATGACTATAAGTTTGCTAAATGGATTAAATAAAGGGAAGGTTGATGCTAGCTATGTATCCTCTGATGCAGATTATTTCAACAAACAAGAAATTCTACAAAAGACAGATGCATCAAAGACCTATGCGGGAGTTGAATATGCATATTCTCATGTTCCATTTTACAGTTACCCAACATCATGGGGAGAAGTTGATCCAAGAGAGACTGTTGTAGAAATATGTATACCATGGACCGTGAAAGGCGAAAACAGATATATCAACACTTATTATCAGTTAAGTATAAATGCCCAAAACAGAAAGATAGAGCGCAATCGTCAATACACTATTTATCTAAACATAAACGATATTGGAAGTACTAACAAGGAAACGCCTATAAAACTTAGTCCTTCAAGTTTCACTATTCTACCCTGGGGAACTGTTGATGTTGGTGCAGGCAGCAAGACTGACGAGAATGTTAGCGGTGATTTTCATAAGTACCAGTATCTAACGGTTGATCCACAAAGTATAATATTGAATAACCAAACTTCAACAACAATAAAATATACAAGTTCATCTGCTTTAGATAAGACAAACACAAAAGTTACGCAAGTAGATTACTACACGTATGAAACCTCAGGTACTCCAAGATCCAATGTGCTTACAAATGCCGCAGATTTAGCTAAATATAAAGTAGACATAACATCTGATAAAGAAATTACGTTTACTCATGAGTTTGACGGTACATACACATATCAGAATATACATCTTCAAGTAACAAACAATGAGGGGCTAACCGAGACTGTCATTATGACTCAATATCCATCACTATATATTTCCACAGAAGATGGTGGAAACGCATTTATTGATGGTTACTTTGCTAGAGTAACAAATGCAACAATGTCAGGTGCTGCAAAAAATTCAGACGGAACTTATTATAGTAAAAACAATTATTATAGCTATTCTAAAGATAATTACGTAGTAACACCTTATGGTTATTTATTTACTTCCTTAGGTAATTTAGCACAGACACAAATAACAAATGTCTATGTTACAGCATTTAATTCAGAAAATGGATACTATACCGTAGGTGGAGAAACATATTACTACAAGATTGGTGACCCAAGAGTCAATGCAGGTTGGAGTTCGTCTTCAATTACTAGATATCTTTCGACATCATCAAGTACTAATTCATGGACTTCTACAGATTGTGCCAATTTAATGATAGCCTCAACAGCAGATTCATATCGTTCTGTAATAGCTCCGGCATTCAAAGTATCATCTGCATGGGGACAATGCTCGCAAAACGGAGTAAAATTCTCTGATGCTCAGAAGCGTGCTGCAACATATCAAGAAAACGGTTATGCAGCAGGAAGATGGAGATTACCAACTGAGGCTGAAATAATGTTTGTCGCTTATATGCAATCACAAGGTAATATTCCTACTCTATTTATTGATGGTGCAAATTACTGGGCTAGCAGTGGAAGATACTACAATAGTGGTAATTTCTATGAAGCAGGTAGTAATGTTCAATGTTATGTAAGAACAGTTTATGACACTTGGTATTGGGGAGGTACTAAATGCCCTAGTGGAACTTATACTATAAAGACTACAAAATGA
- a CDS encoding patatin-like phospholipase family protein: MVITRNIGLVLEGGGMRGVFTSGVLDAFMKHNIYFKYIVAVSAGACNGMSYVSRQPRRARISNIDYLARYNYIGIRHLVSQGCIFDSKLLYDKFPNQLLPFDFDEYFKHSDNFEMVTTNCLTGQPMYLRELEDRQRSLDIVRASSSLPYVSKIVNVDGIPMLDGGIADSIPVQHAIDMGYSNNVVILTRNKGWRDEGKDRKVPHFVYKNYPRLRVALSRRHEAYNQQIELVDKLEDNGQIKCIRPLRPIEVGRIEKDIDKLERLYEEGFTIGEEFIKNNTILF; this comes from the coding sequence ATGGTTATTACTCGAAATATTGGTCTTGTTCTTGAAGGTGGGGGAATGCGCGGAGTTTTTACAAGTGGTGTTCTTGATGCTTTCATGAAGCATAATATTTATTTTAAATATATTGTTGCCGTTTCTGCTGGAGCATGTAATGGAATGAGTTATGTTAGCCGTCAGCCGCGACGTGCACGTATTTCAAATATTGATTATCTTGCGCGTTATAATTATATAGGTATACGCCATCTTGTTTCACAGGGATGTATTTTCGATAGTAAGCTCCTCTATGATAAATTTCCAAATCAGCTATTGCCTTTTGATTTTGATGAATATTTTAAACATTCAGATAACTTTGAAATGGTAACTACTAATTGTTTAACTGGTCAACCAATGTATTTGAGAGAATTGGAAGATCGTCAGCGTTCGCTTGATATAGTAAGAGCTTCTAGTAGTCTCCCATATGTAAGCAAAATAGTTAATGTTGATGGAATTCCGATGCTTGATGGAGGTATTGCCGATAGCATACCTGTACAACATGCCATAGACATGGGATATTCTAATAATGTAGTTATTTTGACACGGAACAAAGGTTGGCGAGATGAGGGGAAGGATAGAAAGGTTCCGCATTTTGTTTATAAAAATTACCCACGATTGAGGGTCGCATTGAGTAGACGCCATGAAGCTTACAATCAACAGATTGAACTTGTTGATAAATTAGAAGATAATGGACAAATAAAGTGTATTCGTCCATTGCGTCCTATTGAGGTTGGAAGAATAGAAAAAGATATTGATAAGTTGGAAAGACTTTACGAAGAAGGGTTTACAATTGGCGAGGAATTTATCAAAAATAACACAATATTATTTTAA